The Emcibacter nanhaiensis genome has a window encoding:
- a CDS encoding sigma-54-dependent transcriptional regulator → MRLIIVGTLQGQLSAASQIAIKQGAQVLHVDDENAALNLVRSKGADLLMVDVKLDIKGLLEQLKSERISTPAVACGIGNDSEAAVRAIKAGAKEYIPLPPDPDLIAAVLTAVADDEHDFIYRDRTMMQVVSLADQVAKSEASIMITGESGTGKEVMARYVHSKSRRANKPYVSVNCAAIPENLLESELFGHEKGAFTGAVARRVGKFEEANGGTLLLDEITEMDIRLQSKLLRAIQEREIDRVGGSGGPVKVDIRIIATSNRDLQEEVKKGTFREDLLFRLNVVNLHIPPLRERPEDTRALCKHFAQKYAEFNALEPKPISAEAMEVLINHDWPGNVRELENTMHRAVLLAGGDRIAKQDIVLPDGKPHVAIHSRGGTATADADEDDAPFATGSQIGRTVADVERDLIIDTLKHCLGNRTHAANVLGISIRTLRNKLNQYMAEGRNVPSPGEPGQHVT, encoded by the coding sequence AATGCCGCATTGAACCTTGTGCGCTCCAAAGGCGCCGACCTGCTGATGGTCGATGTCAAGCTGGACATCAAGGGGCTGTTGGAGCAACTGAAATCCGAGCGCATTTCGACCCCGGCCGTCGCCTGCGGCATCGGCAATGATTCCGAAGCTGCGGTACGGGCCATCAAGGCCGGGGCCAAGGAATATATTCCCCTGCCGCCGGACCCTGACCTGATTGCCGCGGTTCTGACCGCCGTCGCCGACGATGAACATGATTTCATCTATCGCGACCGGACCATGATGCAGGTGGTCTCGCTTGCCGACCAGGTTGCCAAAAGCGAAGCCAGCATCATGATCACAGGGGAATCCGGCACCGGTAAAGAGGTCATGGCCCGCTATGTACACAGCAAAAGCCGCCGCGCCAACAAGCCCTATGTGAGCGTCAACTGCGCCGCAATCCCGGAAAACCTTCTGGAATCCGAACTGTTCGGCCATGAAAAAGGCGCCTTCACCGGCGCCGTTGCCCGCAGGGTCGGTAAATTCGAGGAAGCCAATGGCGGCACCCTGCTGCTGGACGAGATTACCGAGATGGACATCCGTCTGCAGTCCAAGCTGCTGCGCGCCATCCAGGAACGGGAAATCGACCGCGTCGGCGGCAGTGGTGGGCCAGTCAAGGTGGACATCCGCATCATCGCCACCTCCAACCGGGACCTGCAGGAAGAAGTCAAGAAAGGCACCTTCCGCGAAGACCTTCTGTTCCGGCTCAATGTGGTCAATCTGCACATCCCGCCGCTTCGGGAACGGCCGGAAGACACCCGGGCCCTGTGCAAGCATTTCGCCCAGAAATATGCGGAGTTCAACGCCCTGGAGCCGAAACCGATTTCGGCGGAAGCCATGGAGGTCCTGATCAACCACGACTGGCCGGGCAACGTCCGCGAACTGGAAAACACCATGCACCGGGCAGTGCTGCTGGCCGGCGGCGACCGGATCGCCAAGCAGGACATTGTCCTGCCCGACGGCAAACCCCACGTGGCCATTCACAGCCGCGGCGGCACGGCCACGGCAGATGCGGATGAAGACGATGCGCCCTTCGCCACCGGTTCCCAGATCGGCCGCACAGTTGCCGATGTGGAACGGGACCTGATCATTGATACCCTGAAACATTGCCTCGGCAACAGGACCCATGCCGCAAATGTGCTGGGCATTTCCATTCGGACCCTGCGCAACAAGCTCAATCAGTATATGGCCGAGGGGCGTAACGTTCCCAGTCCGGGTGAACCCGGACAACATGTCACCTGA